Below is a genomic region from Ferribacterium limneticum.
CCATCATTCTCGTTGCCGGATGCCGATATGGAGACTATCGATCTGGCGAAGTTTCAGGGGCAGAAACACATCGTTATATTCTTCTACCCGAAGGATGGAACACCCTGTTGCACCAAGGAAGTTACGGATTTTTCGGATCACGAGGACGAATTTCTCCGTCAGGATTGCGTGCTATTCGGCGTCAGTCGCGACGACTGCATGAGGCATGCCGAGTTTCGCGACAAGGAAGGTATCGGCATCGAACTGCTGTCGGATGAGGAAGGCGCCGTCTGCAAGCAATACGGTGTCTGGCAGGCCAAGGAGGTGGATGGCCACCGGAAATTTGGCGTTTGCCGCTCCACCTTTATCATCGATCGTCGCGGTATCATTCGCCACGCGCTTTACAACGTCAATTACAAGGGCCATGCACTGGAAGTGCTGCGCCTGGTCAAGGAACTAAATTCATGAACACGCAGGTTGCCAAGAATTCCGTCATTACTCTCGATTACCACGTTACCGATCCCGATGGCGAAGTGGTCGATGAAGGCCGCGAGCCGCTGATCTACCTGCATGGTGGTTACGACGACATTTTTCCGCTGATTGAGGAATCCCTGCAGGGCAAGAAAATCGGCGAGTCGGTCAAGGTCAAGCTGCAGCCGGACGAAGCCTTCGGTGAATACGATGCCGAGATGGTTCAGATCGAGCCGCGCAAGGACTTTCCGAAGGAACTCGAGGTTGGCATGCAGTTCGAAGGCGGCCCGGAAGAGGGCGGCGAGGATGACTTCGTGATCTATCGCGTCACCGAAATTGCCGACGACAAGGTCGTTCTCGATGGCAATCACCCGCTGGCAGGAATGGCCCTGATCTTCACCTGCACCGTGACGGCGATTCGCCCGGCCAGTGCAGAAGAGATCGAACACGGCCACGTGCATGGCGGCGATGACGACGAGGAAGGCTGCCACTAATCGGCGGCTTGTCTCGCACCAAGGAATGCCCGCTTCGGCGGGCATTTTTTATGGCTGTTTGGGCGGCCAGGGATGGGTTTCGAAACGGAATAGTGCTGGCGATTCGGTGTCGATGACGCCGCGTGTCCAGCCCATAATGGGATAGCCGAAGGTTTCCACGCGGACAAAATTGCTCATTGGCCGGCCTTGCTTGTCCCGGAGTGGATGATCTATCCGGCTTATATGTGAGTCGCCATGGACGGCGATGACCTGACCAGTGAATTGCGATGCCTCGTGGCGTAACTGTTCCAGAAAGTCGCGGTAGCCCTGATGGGCAAAGCCCTGATTGAAATGCGTGAAGCCCGGGTCGGCCTGGAAGAGCAGGACGATGCCGGCCACCTTGTCGCGTCGGGCGAGGGCGAAGTTTTCCTTGAGCCAGTCGATGACGACCGGATTGCGGTCCATGAATTCCAGGCTCGGTTGGCCGGTCATCCCCCAATTGTTGTTGCCGCCTGGCAGATTGAGCGTAACGAATAGAACCGGGCCAAGCCGAAAGCGGGCATGCTCCGGATAGTTGCTAGGCTGGCGTTCAAGCCTCAGCTTCTTCTGGCCGAGTGAAAAGCCATCGCGCCAGAACAGGCGGCGCAACTTGTTCAGGCGCTCCACAGGGGCATAGCTGCCATTCGAGACGCGATCACAGTCGGACCACTCGTTGTCGCCAGGTACAAAAACAAAGGGCACGCGTGAGGCATTGAAGACGCCATGGCGATCAGCGAAAAGGTTGTCGTCGCAGCGATCCTTGCCGGACTTGATGTCGCCGATATGGGCGACGAACTCGACCTGACTGTCGGCGATGGCCTCAAGCATTTTCGGCAGTTCGGCCCGCTCGTAGTCGGAATAGGGTGTGTCGCCGATGACGGCAAAGCGCCAGACATCGGCGTGGGCCTGCGCTATCGCGCCGATCAACAGCAGAGCCCATTTCAATTTTGGCCAAAATTTCCGGTTGACCGTGGAACTTGCCGCTTTGCAGATCAACGGAGCAAACCCTTCAGGGCATAGAGCGCATCGAGGGCTTCACGGGGCGTCAGACTGTCCGGGTCGATGGCGGCCAAGTGGTCGAGGGCCGGGTGCGGCTCCGGTTCGGCTGGCTCGGGCGCTTCTGGCGAAAAATCCTGGGCAAAAAGGTCAGGTTGCAGCGGATCGACCGTGGCGCGTTGCTCGAATTCGCGGAGCTGCTTGCGGGCGGCGCGAACGACTGCGGTCGGGATGCCGGCCAGCGCGGCGACCTGAATCCCGTAGCTCTGGTTGGCCGGGCCTTCTTCAACTGCGTGCATGAAGACGATGCGGTCGTTGTGCTCGACGGCGCCAAGATGGACGTTGGCCAGTTCGGTATATTCGTGCGACAGCCGGGTCATCTCGAAGTAGTGGGTGGCGAACAGTGTCAGGCAGCGGTTCTTGTCGATCAGGTGACGCAGGATGGCGAAGGCCAGCGCCATGCCGTCGAAGGTCGAGGTGCCGCGGCCGATTTCGTCCATCAGCACAAGGCTGTTGGCCGTGGCATGGTGCAGGATGGCGGCGGCTTCAGTCATTTCGACCATGAAGGTCGACCGGCCGGAGGCAAGATCGTCGGAGGCGCCGATGCGGGTGAAGATGCGGTCGAGCGGGCCGAGCACGCAGCGGTCGGCCGGCGTGTAACAGCCGATGTGGGCGAGCAGGGCGATCAGCGCGACCTGCCGCATGTAAGTCGATTTACCGCCCATGTTCGGGCCGGTGATGAGCAGCAGGCGGCGGCTTTCGGCGAGCAGGCAGTCGTTGGCGATGAAGGTTTCGGCATTGTTGGCCAGTTCGCCCTCGACCACCGGATGGCGGCCGCCTTCCACGGTCAACCCGATTTCTTCGGCAAATTCGGGCTTGCACCAGTTGCGCTTGAGCGCGGTTTCAGCGAAGCCGGCCAGCAGATCGAGGTGGGCGACGGCGCGGGCGATGATTTGCAGGGTCGGTATGACTGGCTGCAACTCGTCGAGAATGGCTTCGTAAAGCAGCTTTTCGCGGGCCAGCGCGCGTTCCTGCGCTGACAGGGCCTTGTCCTCGAAAGCCTTGAGTTCCGGCGTGATGTAGCGTTCGGCGTTCTTCAGCGTTTGCCGGCGGCGGTAGTCTTCCGGGATCTTCTCGGTGTTGGCGTGGGTGACTTCGATGTAGAAGCCATGCACCTTGTTGTATTCGACCTTGAGGCTGCTGATGCCGGTCCGCTCGCGTTCGCGGGCTTCCATATCGACCAGGTAGGCGCCGCAGTTGTCGTTGAGCGAGCGGTATTCGTCGAGGTCGGCGTCGTAGCCCGGCGCAATGACGCCGCCGTCGCGGATCTGGGCGGCCGGTTCGCTGCCGATGGAACGGATCAGCAGATCAAGCGTGGCGAACGGTGTGTCGAGATCGCCGAACAGCTGCCCAACCAGCGGCGAGACAGCGCCGGCCAGCGGCGCACGCAGGCCATCGAGGCGGGCCAGCGATTCGCGCAGGCTGGCCAGATCGCGCGGCCGGGCGTTGCGCAGCGCGATGCGGCCGGCGATACGTTCGATATCGGCTATGCCGCGCAGGCCGCGGCGGATTTCACCGGCGATGCGGCCGTAATCCTCAAGCAGGAATTCGACGGCGCCGTGGCGAGCGGCGGGAAGATCGCGTTCGCGCAGCGGGTGATGCAGCGTGTGACGGAGCAGGCGCGAGCCCATGCTCGTCACGCAGTTGTCGAGCAGCGAGAACAGCGTCGGCGAGGGTTGGCCGCGCAGGGTCTCTGTCAATTCCAGATTGCGCCGCGTGGCGAGATCGAGGCCGAGGTAGGCGCCTTCGATTTCCACAGTCAACCCGCGCAGATGGGTCAATTTCCCGGCCTGTGTCGCCTGGGCGTACTGGAGCAGGGCACCGGCAGCGGCGATGGCTGGCTTAAGTCCTTCCGCACCGAAGCCGGCCAGCGAAGCGACTTCAAACTGGTCGCAGAGCAGGCGGCGGGCCGAGTCGAATTCGAAATACCAGTCCGGCTGCCGGGTGCGGGCGACGTCGAGGCCGAAATTGGGCGTCCAGCTTTCCGGGTAGAGGATTTCGGCTGGGCGGATGCGCTCCAGCGCCGCCGGAATCTGGTCGGCCGGAACTTCGAGCAACACGAACTCGCCGCTGGCCAGATTGAGCCGGGCCAGACCGGCGGTGTTGCGCAGCGTGGTCACTGCCAGCAGCCAGATGTCCTGCTTGTCATCGATCAGCGCCGCATCGGTCAGCGTGCCGGGCGTCACGATGCGCGCCACGGCGCGTTCGACCGGCCCCTTGCTGGTCGCCGGATCGCCGATCTGCTCGCAAATTACCGCCGATTCGCCGAGTTTGACCAAGCGGGCGAGGTAAGGCTCGAGCGAATGGAAGGGGATGCCGCACATCTTGATCGGCACGCCGGCCGACTGGCCGCGCGTGGTCAGCGTGATGTCGAGCAGGCGCGCCGCCTTTTCCGCATCCTCATGAAAAAGCTCGTAGAAGTCGCCCATCCGGTAGAACAGCAAGGTGTTCGGGTGGCTGGCCTTGAGCGCCAGATATTGGCGCATCATCGGCGTGTGTTTGGAAAGGTCGGGCGCGGCGTCTTTAGTCATGAGCTTGTCGTTTGTTGTTTTTGTCGGCTGGCGGAAATTACTGGCGGATTTCGCGGGTATTTTCCGGTCGACCGTAGCAATCCCCAGTACTGCGGAAGGGGTTGATGTCGAGGCCGCCGCGCCGCGTGTAGCGGGCGTGGACGGCCAGCGCCTCGGGCGCGCAATGCTTCTGGATGTCGGTGAATATCCGTTCGACGCACTGTTCGTGGAATTCGTTGTGGTTGCGGAACGAAACGATGTAGCGCAGCAGCCCGGCCCGGTCTATGGGCTGGCCGCGGTAGCGGATGACGACCATGGCCCAGTCCGGCTGACCGGTAACCAGACAGTTCGATTTGAGCAGGTGGGAGAACAGCGTTTCTTCAACGGCTTCGCCGGCTTGCGTAGTCAGCAGTTCGGGGGCCGGTTGGTAGCTGTCGCAGGCAATATCCAGATCGTCGAGACAGATTCCTTCCGGGATGCCGATCACGGCTTGCGGGCGGTCGGCGAGCGGTTCGAGCGTGACGCCAAGCGGCTTGCCGGCGGCGGCCGAGAGGTCGCGTGCTAGCGTCTGCGAGACGGTTTCAACGTCGGCGAAAGTGCTTTGGTTGAAGGAATTAAGGTAGAGCTTGAAGGACTTGGATTCGATCAGGTTAGGACTGTCGGCCGGCACGCGGAAGGTGCCGACGGCAACCACCGGTTTGCCCTTCGGGTTGAGCCATGACAGTTCATAGGCATTCCACAAATCCTCGCCAACAAAGGGCTGGGCACCATCGGCAATGCCGAGTTCGCTGCGCTTGAGTTGGCGCGGAATGGGGTAGAGCAACTCGGGTGCGTAGTGGCTCTGGTATTCCGTGGCCTTGCCCAAGGGCGAATTGCTGCTTGGGTCGTTAGGATTGATCGATGAATTCATGGGGGCTGATTTTACCGCAAGGCCTCAAGGCATCTGCAGTTCGATCAGATGCGGGCCGCCGGCGGCGAGCGCCGCACACAGCGCCTTTCTGAAAGCATCAATCGACTCGGCACGGCCAAAGCCAAGACCGAAGGTCAGCGCCGCATGTTCGAAGCTGATTTGTTGCGGGGTACGCCAGCCGC
It encodes:
- a CDS encoding metallophosphoesterase, producing MKWALLLIGAIAQAHADVWRFAVIGDTPYSDYERAELPKMLEAIADSQVEFVAHIGDIKSGKDRCDDNLFADRHGVFNASRVPFVFVPGDNEWSDCDRVSNGSYAPVERLNKLRRLFWRDGFSLGQKKLRLERQPSNYPEHARFRLGPVLFVTLNLPGGNNNWGMTGQPSLEFMDRNPVVIDWLKENFALARRDKVAGIVLLFQADPGFTHFNQGFAHQGYRDFLEQLRHEASQFTGQVIAVHGDSHISRIDHPLRDKQGRPMSNFVRVETFGYPIMGWTRGVIDTESPALFRFETHPWPPKQP
- the queF gene encoding NADPH-dependent 7-cyano-7-deazaguanine reductase QueF (Catalyzes the NADPH-dependent reduction of 7-cyano-7-deazaguanine (preQ0) to 7-aminomethyl-7-deazaguanine (preQ1) in queuosine biosynthesis), with protein sequence MNSSINPNDPSSNSPLGKATEYQSHYAPELLYPIPRQLKRSELGIADGAQPFVGEDLWNAYELSWLNPKGKPVVAVGTFRVPADSPNLIESKSFKLYLNSFNQSTFADVETVSQTLARDLSAAAGKPLGVTLEPLADRPQAVIGIPEGICLDDLDIACDSYQPAPELLTTQAGEAVEETLFSHLLKSNCLVTGQPDWAMVVIRYRGQPIDRAGLLRYIVSFRNHNEFHEQCVERIFTDIQKHCAPEALAVHARYTRRGGLDINPFRSTGDCYGRPENTREIRQ
- the mutS gene encoding DNA mismatch repair protein MutS, whose protein sequence is MTKDAAPDLSKHTPMMRQYLALKASHPNTLLFYRMGDFYELFHEDAEKAARLLDITLTTRGQSAGVPIKMCGIPFHSLEPYLARLVKLGESAVICEQIGDPATSKGPVERAVARIVTPGTLTDAALIDDKQDIWLLAVTTLRNTAGLARLNLASGEFVLLEVPADQIPAALERIRPAEILYPESWTPNFGLDVARTRQPDWYFEFDSARRLLCDQFEVASLAGFGAEGLKPAIAAAGALLQYAQATQAGKLTHLRGLTVEIEGAYLGLDLATRRNLELTETLRGQPSPTLFSLLDNCVTSMGSRLLRHTLHHPLRERDLPAARHGAVEFLLEDYGRIAGEIRRGLRGIADIERIAGRIALRNARPRDLASLRESLARLDGLRAPLAGAVSPLVGQLFGDLDTPFATLDLLIRSIGSEPAAQIRDGGVIAPGYDADLDEYRSLNDNCGAYLVDMEARERERTGISSLKVEYNKVHGFYIEVTHANTEKIPEDYRRRQTLKNAERYITPELKAFEDKALSAQERALAREKLLYEAILDELQPVIPTLQIIARAVAHLDLLAGFAETALKRNWCKPEFAEEIGLTVEGGRHPVVEGELANNAETFIANDCLLAESRRLLLITGPNMGGKSTYMRQVALIALLAHIGCYTPADRCVLGPLDRIFTRIGASDDLASGRSTFMVEMTEAAAILHHATANSLVLMDEIGRGTSTFDGMALAFAILRHLIDKNRCLTLFATHYFEMTRLSHEYTELANVHLGAVEHNDRIVFMHAVEEGPANQSYGIQVAALAGIPTAVVRAARKQLREFEQRATVDPLQPDLFAQDFSPEAPEPAEPEPHPALDHLAAIDPDSLTPREALDALYALKGLLR
- a CDS encoding peroxiredoxin, yielding MLLKVGEKAPSFSLPDADMETIDLAKFQGQKHIVIFFYPKDGTPCCTKEVTDFSDHEDEFLRQDCVLFGVSRDDCMRHAEFRDKEGIGIELLSDEEGAVCKQYGVWQAKEVDGHRKFGVCRSTFIIDRRGIIRHALYNVNYKGHALEVLRLVKELNS
- a CDS encoding FKBP-type peptidyl-prolyl cis-trans isomerase; the encoded protein is MNTQVAKNSVITLDYHVTDPDGEVVDEGREPLIYLHGGYDDIFPLIEESLQGKKIGESVKVKLQPDEAFGEYDAEMVQIEPRKDFPKELEVGMQFEGGPEEGGEDDFVIYRVTEIADDKVVLDGNHPLAGMALIFTCTVTAIRPASAEEIEHGHVHGGDDDEEGCH